The Desmodus rotundus isolate HL8 chromosome 3, HLdesRot8A.1, whole genome shotgun sequence genome includes a region encoding these proteins:
- the LOC112318341 gene encoding keratin, type II cuticular Hb5: MSCRSYRINSGCGVTRTFSSCSAVAPKTGSRCCITATPYRGVSCYRGLAGFGSRSLSHLGACGPRMAVGGFRSGSCSRSFGYRSGGVCGPSPPCITTVSVNESLLTPLNLEIDPNAQCVKHEEKEQIKCLNNRFAAFIDKVRFLEQQNKLLETKWQFYQNQRCCESNLEPLFNGYIETLRREAECVEADSGRLASELNHVQEVLEGYKKKYEEEVALRATAENEFVVLKKDVDCAYLRKSDLEANVEALVEESSFLRRLYDEEIQILHAHISDTSVIVKMDNSRDLNMDCVVAEIKAQYDDVASRSRAEAESWYRTKCEEMKATVIRHGETLRRTKEEINELNRMVQRLTAEIENAKCQRAKLEAAVAEAEQQGEAAISDARCKLAELEAALQKAKQDMACLLKEYQEVMNSKLGLDIEIATYRRLLEGEEHRLCEGVSAVNVCVSSSRGGVTCGGLTCSTTPGRQIVSGPMATGGSITVMAPDSCTPCQPCSSSFSCGSSRSVRFA, from the exons ATGTCTTGCCGCTCCTACCGGATCAACTCTGGATGTGGGGTCACCAGGACCTTCAGTTCCTGCTCTGCTGTGGCCCCCAAAACTGGCAGCCGCTGCTGCATTACCGCCACCCCTTACCGGGGGGTGTCCTGCTACCGGGGGCTGGCGGGCTTCGGGAGCCGCAGCCTCTCTCACCTGGGCGCCTGCGGGCCTCGCATGGCTGTGGGTGGCTTCCGCTCTGGCTCCTGCAGCCGCAGCTTTGGATACCGCTCTGGCGGCGTGTGCGGACCCAGCCCGCCCTGCATCACCACGGTGTCGGTCAACGAGAGTCTCCTCACGCCCCTCAACCTGGAGATTGACCCCAACGCGCAGTGTGTGAAGCATGAGGAGAAGGAGCAGATCAAGTGTCTTAACAACAGGTTCGCTGCCTTCATCGACAAG GTGCGCTTCCTGGAGCAGCAGAACAAGCTGCTGGAGACCAAGTGGCAGTTCTACCAGAACCAGCGCTGCTGTGAGAGCAACCTGGAGCCGTTGTTCAATGGCTACATTGAGACACTGAGGCGGGAGGCCGAGTGCGTGGAGGCCGACAGCGGGAGGCTGGCCTCAGAGCTCAACCACGTGCAGGAGGTGCTGGAGGGCTACAAGAAGAA GTATGAAGAGGAGGTGGCTCTGAGAGCCACAGCAGAGAACGAGTTCGTGGTTCTAAAGAAG GACGTGGACTGCGCCTACCTGCGGAAATCAGACCTGGAGGCCAACGTGGAGGCCCTGGTGGAGGAGTCGAGCTTCCTGAGGCGCCTCTACGACGAA GAGATCCAGATTCTCCACGCCCACATCTCAGACACCTCGGTCATTGTTAAGATGGACAACAGCCGAGACCTGAACATGGACTGCGTTGTGGCTGAGATCAAGGCTCAGTACGATGATGTTGCCAGCCGAAGCCGGGCTGAGGCTGAGTCCTGGTACCGCACCAAG TGTGAAGAGATGAAGGCCACAGTGATCCGTCATGGGGAGACCCTGCGCCGCACCAAGGAGGAGATCAACGAGCTGAACCGCATGGTCCAGAGGCTGACAGCTGAGATTGAGAACGCCAAGTGCCAG CGGGCCAAGCTGGAGGCTGCCGTGGCGGAGGCTGAGCAGCAGGGTGAGGCAGCCATCAGTGATGCCCGCTGCAAGCTGGCCGAGCTGGAGGCCGCCCTGCAGAAGGCCAAGCAGGACATGGCGTGCCTGCTCAAGGAGTACCAGGAAGTGATGAACTCCAAGCTGGGCCTGGACATTGAGATCGCCACCTACAGGCGCCTGCTGGAGGGCGAAGAGCACAG GCTGTGTGAAGGTGTGAGCGCCGTGAATGTTT GCGTCAGCAGTTCCCGCGGCGGAGTCACCTGTGGGGGCCTCACGTGTAGCACCACCCCTGGGCGCCAGATTGTCTCTGGCCCCATGGCCACAGGGGGCAGCATCACAGTGATGGCACCGGACTCCTGCACCCCCTGTCAGCCCTGCTCCTCCAGCTTCAGCTGCGGGAGCAGCCGGTCCGTCCGCTTTGCATAG